Proteins encoded within one genomic window of Erinaceus europaeus chromosome 13, mEriEur2.1, whole genome shotgun sequence:
- the TMEM69 gene encoding transmembrane protein 69, whose protein sequence is MFHFLQKFSQASSKILTSPFTVKLKTSKRINTLTLKTCRQRNFYPLFPRPWLFSSYPVCMNPARYYHTSPSSFKKKQKEVLLPPKSPSTITYLPDSPKPALYVTLAGLIPFVAPPLVMVMTKSYIPLLAFVQMAYGASFLSFLGGIRWGFALPQGSPAKPDYLNLANSIAPVIFSWFAFLASEKISEAIVTVLIGLGITLHVELFLLPHYPNWFKALRIVVTLVAFFSYIVTLVVKNYYPENGPKRTSQVE, encoded by the exons ATGTTTCATTTCCTCCAGAAGTTTTCTCAAGCATCTTCAAAG atactgACTTCTCCTTTCACAGTCAAACTGAAAACAAGCAAAAGAATAAACACACTTACTCTCAAGACATGTCGTCAGCGGAACTTTTACCCTTTGTTTCCAAGACCTTGGCTTTTCTCATCATATCCAGTATGTATGAACCCTGCACGGTACTATCATACTTCTCCATCCAGCTTtaagaagaagcagaaggaagTATTACTTCCACCCAAGTCACCAAGCACCATCACTTATCTACCTGACAGCCCAAAGCCAGCATTATATGTAACTCTGGCAGGAttaattccttttgttgctccACCTCTGGTCATGGTGATGACAAAGAGTTATATTCCTTTGTTAGCCTTTGTTCAGATGGCTTATGGAgctagtttcctttctttcttgggaGGAATCAGATGGGGCTTTGCTTTGCCACAAGGTAGTCCAGCCAAACCAGACTACCTTAATTTAGCAAATAGTATAGCTCCTGTTATATTTTCATGGTTTGCCTTCCTTGCTTCTGAAAAAATCAGTGAAGCTATAGTCACAGTATTAATAGGTCTGGGGATTACATTACACGTTGAACTTTTTCTCTTGCCACATTATCCCAATTGGTTCAAAGCCCTGAGGATAGTGGTCACTTTGGTagcttttttttcatatatagtcACTTTAGTGGTTAAAAATTATTATCCAGAGAATGGACCCAAGAGAACTAGTCAAGTAGAATAA